tttacgtagagtttatggtttttgaataatcaaagaagtttgatgtgtcacgctaacgctgtagcgtactggcgcgctaatAATAGTTTCGATTCGCCAGAAAGAGAAACATGTAGCAACATTAGAACAAACATTagaaccatgtatttaaagcgaaatctaaaattttgccaaaattgaaaaaatgagaaggctatagccttcccacttttgtcaaaatcggaaaaaatcgaaatctttCGGAAAgcgatgaaaatcccacagtataCCCCAATttaaacgctgattcagagaataccgtttgtttttttttgtcaagtaagccgtttttgaaataatcgtaatttaaagataaagtcgggcttatttttttagtcgggctcatttttttaagcccaacTTAaagttttttacgttttattcaaaaactgtGATTCCCACGAGAATAAAATCCTCATATTTGTGATGCCCTCTTAATTCTGCATCagaaccatgtatttaaagcgaaatctaaccTTAtcacttttgcaattttcttcaaatcctaggtttcattaaaaatacattattccgattcgaaattgatcgctgatcacgaaaatggggtatgtttttatatcaggctcctactttttgaattaaccgtaaaaaacagaaagtcgggattatttagtcgggcttaaaattttttcggtcagtgtatgtagaaaATTAGctagaaacgtgaccggtagatggcgtagctgtaaaaagaaaaaaaggccagtattttttatttttattttgggtaaaacggattgccatattgccatagaTTGGCATATTTTCATGTACTTGTTAAATTAAAACTCTCATATTGATTGAATTTCCCGAAAAGTTTAATGTTATTAGCCATCTATTTGCATTGTTTGCACAATTCCTCGTATTCACTTCGGAACCAGGAAGTTGACGGAAAGGGAAGGTTGGTGTTATTGCCACCTCAAAAATTCAGCAATCGTCGATCGCATCGTTGACCTTGCACATCATCAAATGTTGTGTTGACAGCACCGAAGTGTAATACCAAAACATTATTGTGCAGTCGACAAACGTGCACCTTAATGTCAGCCACGCTAGACTAGTTTTCCtctgttttatgtttttatcACGAACCCAATTAAGTTGTAAAACATGGGGCCTCCAAGTCCTTTCAAATCGACGACAGCTGTGTTTTCCCTAGACGAGGAGAACAACTACAGTAGTCTTAATACAGTTTCACTCAATAGAACTTCGTTTGTGTCGGGGCCGATGTGTCAGTGCTTACTTTCACTTTTAACCCTAGCTATCATGGCTTGCTTTGTCTTCATGTTTCGGGATTCCATATATCATGTTTTGTTGTGGATAGAGAAACAGGATACTTGGGTTACATGTATTATGTTTACCGCCCTCTTCACAATTGTGTCACTCCCTTTAACTTGGGGTTATATACTGCTCAATCTTGCGTGTGGATACTTGTTTGGGATGCTAGCTGGTATTTTGGTTGTTACTACTACAGCAGCAGTTGGGGTATTTTGTGCACATGTTATTGTGAAGCAGCTCTGCCTCGGATTCATCACTACAAAACTTCTCAACTCCCACAGTCTCCGTGCATTTGTCAATGTTATATCTGGACCTCAAGCTTTCAAAGTTGTTGCTTTTGCAAGGCTCACTCCTATACCATTTGGACTTCAAAATGCAATCTTTGCTGTATGGTCCTCTCATTTGTTCTTTCATATTATTCCATATCTcgtcatgttttttttgttattaatatcttttcttctttgcattGTGATCACATTTTTAGGGAAGCTCAATCGGTGTTGGCCGTTATATGTTGGCAACAGCATTGGGTCTATTGCCTACTCAAGTAATCAATGTTTATTTGGGCAGCACATTACGATCCATGCAAGATGTCCTTACTGACGATAATACCGCAACAACTGGATACGTCGTATTCTGCATTCAGGTCTTGTAGAAAATTAGATATCATGTatatttagtttttaattCCCATGTTGATATCAGGTTGCTATCAGTATTGGCTTGATGACCTATGTTGTTAGAAGAGCAAAACAAGAGCTGCAAAAAATTGTGCTGTTGACCACCAACACTCTACATAAAGTGGAACTCGGATTGCCCGACGAACCATTCAGCAATAAATGTTGATTATTAACAACATTGACTTCTGACAAAAGAAAGCTTATGCACTTCAATGTTCGCAATATTCACTCCGTTTGATAATTAGTTGAAACGCATGAATTATTGTATTTCAGTGTGTTCATCACTATGTATTTTTTAGTAATAATTCCTGCCGCCCAGTTTCCCCTGGTTGAGCTGGCTCTCAATTCACAGTTCGTGGGGCACGGCTGCTTTACCAATGTTAGATAtttattgtgttttgtttactGACAAATTGACAATCAAGCTCTTCCCGTGCAGTGCCTACAATTTAACAAAGTACTTAACTTTAAGCAATATGTTCACCTTGTCTCAGTTTACCCCTCATAATAACATGAATACGACTCTGGCAGCATTTTATCAATTCCATTCAGATGATCTAGTCCATGTTAGGCATCTGTTCCAATGTATTTTTGCACATGCAAATTATATGGCTGCTAATAGGCGGGACGactcggggaaaaaaaaatattgatatTCTAccaatttatttaaaaatgacCCTTTTAGAGTAAGTCGTATTATATGTCCCTCGGCAATACACATAATTAAtatttatgcatttttttttgtaaccaATCACTCTAAATCtgacaaacaataaaaaaacccGTTTTCTTACCAGTTATGAAAGTTTGAAccatatttgtttttcacttttccAGGAAAGTaacaattgattttcttaACACGGCAACGGCAAAGTCTACGTCAGACTTAGTAATACACATGGGTGGTTTAATGCGGAAGACCTAAAAGAAGAACCGTTTCATTTGAAACATTAGTTgacgtttattttattattagtattatttttatttgaaagtgCAGTTATAGCCTTACGTTGCCGAAGAATCCTCCTTTGCCGTAAAGAACTCCCATGTCTTTGCATTGCTCCCAGATAGCGAGAACGTCAGCAGGTGCGAGAGGGGCCCGTGTTTCAGGGTCCGAAACGAGTTCAACACCAATCATCAAGCCCTTGCCGCGGACGTCTCCCACCAAACTTGGGAATTCGTCACGCAGCTTGGCCAGCTCGAGAAGAAAATAAGTGCCTACATCGCGGCAATTCGCCTGCGTCTTATCCGCTTcaatggcctttttttttagttaacaTTCTATTATGACTTGGTTGATCAATGTTCTTTTACTTCAGGTAACTCACATCCAAAACGGCCATGCCCACTGTTGAAGCAACTGGATTTCCTCCAAAAGTGTTGAAGTGCAATGCTGCGCTCATAGTTTTAGCGATGGCGGGTGTAGTAACAACAGCTGCCATAGGATAACCATTGCCCATTCCTTTAGCCATGGTTACAATATCGGGAATTGTATCATGACCCTCAAAACCCCAGAAATGTTCTCCAGTACGGCCAAATCCAGTTTGAACCTAAATTGGATAATGGTGATATAACAACACTGCTCGACTACGTACACAGCAACGCTACTTGGTGAAACGCTCGGAGCGCAACGTCAACGTTTGTTGAGAAAGCAATGTGCAATAAATTATTAGTTTAAATGTTACATTCAAATTGCAAATTTCGAACAATGTACGGGACTTACCTCATCGGCAATGCAAACTCCACCGTAATTTCTGATTAACTGGAAAGCGGATTTCAAAAATCCTTTTGGATACTGGACTGTACCGCCAACTCCCTATATAATCAAGCCGTCCAATTACCATTTTTTAGGGACCTGAGAGGAAGAACGAACGTCAAAATCACCTGAATAGATTCGGCAAAAAAACCGCCCACTCGTCCTTTTGGTGCTGAATAGCGTAACACTTCTTCCAGTTGATCAACATATTTGCCCGACGCAACGCACTGTCCAGGTGAGCAATTGCAGCTGCGAGTAGTCTGAACGGGTGAATCACGACAATGTTTTCCACCCCATTCTCCTCTATACGGATCAGCGTTCATCGTCTTAATATAACATCTGGCATTACACAACTGATTTTATATAATTTCGTTTACTTTAAAATACCTGATGGATGCCGAAGTTTCCAGCAACGTTGAACCGCCAAGTGGAAT
The window above is part of the Daphnia carinata strain CSIRO-1 chromosome 7, CSIRO_AGI_Dcar_HiC_V3, whole genome shotgun sequence genome. Proteins encoded here:
- the LOC130690116 gene encoding transmembrane protein 64-like, producing MGPPSPFKSTTAVFSLDEENNYSSLNTVSLNRTSFVSGPMCQCLLSLLTLAIMACFVFMFRDSIYHVLLWIEKQDTWVTCIMFTALFTIVSLPLTWGYILLNLACGYLFGMLAGILVVTTTAAVGVFCAHVIVKQLCLGFITTKLLNSHSLRAFVNVISGPQAFKVVAFARLTPIPFGLQNAIFAGSSIGVGRYMLATALGLLPTQVINVYLGSTLRSMQDVLTDDNTATTGYVVFCIQVAISIGLMTYVVRRAKQELQKIVLLTTNTLHKVELGLPDEPFSNKC
- the LOC130689389 gene encoding alanine--glyoxylate aminotransferase 2, mitochondrial-like, which produces MNFLPSANLFSKQLRFGIQTWYHRASTLSAKDVVVPPMPATSFQPGPYEGPDFDKIRSIRANHLNPALFTYYKTPLLIHQGHMQWLFDHNGVRYLDLFGGIVTVSVGHCHPKVNEATKKQLDKVWHTTNIYLHPKIHEYAERLVATLPGDLKVVYFVNSGSEANDLAMMMARMYTGCYDLISFRNAYHGMSPATNGLTAHSTWRFNVAGNFGIHQTMNADPYRGEWGGKHCRDSPVQTTRSCNCSPGQCVASGKYVDQLEEVLRYSAPKGRVGGFFAESIQGVGGTVQYPKGFLKSAFQLIRNYGGVCIADEVQTGFGRTGEHFWGFEGHDTIPDIVTMAKGMGNGYPMAAVVTTPAIAKTMSAALHFNTFGGNPVASTVGMAVLDAIEADKTQANCRDVGTYFLLELAKLRDEFPSLVGDVRGKGLMIGVELVSDPETRAPLAPADVLAIWEQCKDMGVLYGKGGFFGNVFRIKPPMCITKSDVDFAVAVLRKSIVTFLEK